The Acomys russatus chromosome 3, mAcoRus1.1, whole genome shotgun sequence genome has a window encoding:
- the Cirop gene encoding ciliated left-right organizer metallopeptidase codes for MGPRAEDLTGSLESRKNLSRVVQGCGTEREHGGGGGRGSEGATADETQGRLRRHGVKMRLLLLLGVATSRCLHDESQKSVRLLRPSFSQTPTHFRSSVLPLPASHEPQPLRIQTYYLRDPVSGEAWAPEAESRALAAVREAAQRIQGALAVLPVQGPLLLSRDPTRYCRAVWGDPDAPNYHRCSLLNPGYKGESCLGAKLPDAHLRGYTLWPEHGVPQLIQPDGPGVRNSDFLLYVRVAHTSKCHKEPSVIAYAACCQLDSGDRPLAGTIVYCAQHLTSPSLSLGDVVMATLHELLHALGFSGQLFKMWRDCPSGLSARGNCSTRKQVTRRDEWGQLLLATPAASHSLAKHLGVPGTSLGVPLEEEGSLSSHWESRLLQGSIMTATFEGAQRTRLDPVTLAAFEDSGWYQVNYSAAEELLWGRGAGLDFGLVSTCRKEPSDFFCTQSGLGCHYLHLDKGSCSSDPMLEGCRMYKPLTKGSECWKENGLLARAENPQGEIYHVHSRCFLANLTSQELSKDKTSRPLRTPDPREDPTGRCYLHQCTHKGAYEVRVEGSPWTPCLPGKAVQIPGYYGLLYCPRGRLCLGNEGTSAVTSSPTSLSTQDLLFQLSLRLSGTPGHSLGQEQREELAEVVLRALVTGYGTSRCYFHSPSITTALVFTVMLWKTPGCQGPSAAALHRALTLVLTEKPLHVHHGDAIFTTEHSKLPASLDHKPSTTGLLLPTGFCLLLLTLVGALGTLAYQKRATLQVGPATT; via the exons ATGGGGCCCCGCGCTGAAGACCTGACAGGAAGCCTGGAGAGCAGGAAGAATCTGAGCAG AGTGGTGCAGGGCTGTGGAACGGAGAGagaacacgggggggggggtgggcgggggagtGAGGGGGCCACAGCGGACGAGACCCAGGGAAGGTTGCGGAGACACGGAGTGAAGATGCGCCTGCTGCTCCTCCTTGGCGTGGCCACAAGCAGATGTCTGCATGATGAGAGCCAGAAGTCCGTGCGCCTTCTCAGGCCCTCTTTCTCCCAAACGCCCACACACTTCCGCTcctcagtccttcctctccctgcctcccatgaGCCTCAACCCCTTAGAATCCAAACCTACTACCTAAGAGACCCTGTATCCGGTGAAGCGTGGGCTCCCGAGGCGGAATCTCGCGCTCTGGCTGCAGTGAGAGAGGCCGCTCAAAGAATTCAAGGTGCCCTAGCGG TCCTCCCGGTACAAGGACCTCTGCTTCTGAGTCGAGACCCTACACGATACTGCCGTGCTGTCTGGGGAGACCCGGATGCCCCAAACTACCACAG GTGCAGCCTCTTGAACCCCGGGTACAAAGGAGAGAGCTGCCTTGGGGCAAAG CTGCCTGATGCCCACCTGCGTGGCTATACCCTGTGGCCAGAGCATGGTGTGCCCCAACTAATCCAACCAGATGGCCCCGGAGTCCGGAACAGTGACTTTCTCTTGTATGTGCGGGTTGCACACACTTCCAAGTGTCACAAAGAG CCCTCTGTCATAGCCTATGCTGCTTGCTGCCAActggactcaggagacagacccCTCGCTGGCACCATTGTCTACTGTGCCcaacatctcaccagccccagcctcagcctcggTGACGTTGTCATG GCTACACTACATGAACTGCTGCATGCCCTGGGTTTTTCTGGACAGCTCTTCAAGATGTGGCGAGACTGTCCCTCGGGACTAAGTG CTAGAGGGAACTGTTCCACAAGGAAACAAGTGACAAGGCGAGACGAGTGGGGACAACTGCTTCTCGCCACTCCAGCGGCCAGCCACAGCCTGGCCAAGCACTTGGGTGTACCAGGGACTTCGTTGGGAGTTCCTTTGGAAGAGGAA GGCTCTCTATCGTCACACTGGGAGTCCAGACTTCTGCAGGGCTCTATAATGACTGCTACCTTTGAGGGTGCCCAGCGTACCCGACTTGACCCGGTAACTCTTGCTGCATTCGAAGACTCAGGCTGGTATCAGGTCAACTACAGTGCTGCAGAGGAACTCCTGTGGGGCCGGG GCGCTGGCCTAGACTTTGGCCTTGTGAGCACATGCAGGAAGGAACCCTCAGACTTCTTCTGCACCCAAAG TGGGCTCGGCTGTCACTACCTGCACCTGGACAAGGGCAGCTGCTCCTCAGACCCAATGCTAGAAGGCTGCCGCATGTACAAACCCTTGACCAAGGGG AGTGAATGCTGGAAGGAGAACGGACTCCTCGCCAGAGCGGAGAACCCCCAAGGGGAGATCTACCATGTGCACAGCCGTTGCTTCCTTGCCAACCTTACCTCCCAAGAGCTCTCCAAAGACAAGACCAGCCGACCCTTGAGAACTCCGGACCCCAGGGAGGATCCCACAGGCCGCTGCTACTTACATCAGTGCACACACAAGGGAGCATACGAGGTGCGAGTGGAGGGGTCGCCGTGGACCCCCTGCCTTCCAGGAAAGGCTGTTCAG ATACCTGGATACTATGGTCTTCTCTACTGTCCCCGAGGCCGGCTGTGTCTGGGTAATGAAGGCACCAGTGCTGTCACTTCTTCGCCCACGAGTCTTTCAACTCAAGATCTGCTATTCCAGCTGTCTTTAAGATTAAGTGGGACCCCAGGCCACTCTCTGGggcaagaacagagagaagagctgGCTGAGGTAGTTCTGCGGGCTCTGGTGACAGGATATGGCACCAGCAG GTGTTATTTCCATAGCCCGTCCATCACCACGGCCTTGGTGTTTACTGTGATGTTGTGGAAGACTCCTGGCTGCCAAGGGCCTTCCGCAGCTGCACTGCACAGGGCCCTGACCCTGGTCCTGACGGAAAAACCCCTCCACGTACACCATGGAGACGCCATCTTTACCACTGAACACAGCAA GCTGCCGGCTTCCTTGGACCATAAGCCCTCCACGACTGGCCTACTTCTGCCCACCGGGTTCTGCCTACTGTTGCTAACTCTGGTGGGTGCACTGGGAACTTTGGCCTATCAGAAACGAGCTACCCTCCAGGTGGGACCAGCCACCACATAA